A stretch of DNA from Fusobacterium mortiferum ATCC 9817:
TAAAATATATGAAAAAGGGATATTGTATAGGGACACCAGTAGATGGACCAAAAGGACCTATATATGAGGTAAAACCAGGTATGATATATCTTGCACAAAAAGGGAAAAAATATATAATCCCAACTGGAACTGCCTATAAGAGTAAATGGGAATTTAAAAAAGCTTGGGATAAGTTTCAATTTCCAAAACCCTTTACAACTATGGTATATATAATGGGGGAACCTATTGAAGTCCCAGCAGATGCAGATATAGATAAATATTGCGAAAAAATAAAAAATGAGTTAAATAGACTTGATAAAGAAGCAGAAAAATATATTTAATGGATATAGAGAGGAGAGATATCGTGAACAAAAATTTTTATGTAACAACACCAATATATTATGTAAATGGAGACCCACATGTAGGAAGTGCTTACACTACAATAGCTGCAGATGTAATGGCTAGATATAAAAGAACAATGGGATATGATGCTTATTTTTTAACTGGAACAGATGAACATGGACAAAAGGTAGAGGAGACGGCAAAACAAAAGGGATATACTCCACAACAATGGACAGATATAATGGCTCCAAGATTTAAAGAAATGTGGGCTAAATTAGGAATAGAGTATTCAGATTTTATAAGAACAACTGAATCAAGACATAAAGAAGCAGTTAAAAAAATATTAAAGAAAGTATATGAGAATGGAGATATTTACAAGGGAGAATATTCTGGAAAATACTGTGTTTCATGTGAAACATTTGTACCAGAGAATCAAATAGTAAATGGAAATCATTGTCCAGACTGTGGAAAAGAGTTAAGAGTTGTAAAAGAGGAATCTTACTTTTTTAAGATGTCAAAATATCAAGATGCTCTATTAGAGCATATAGATAAACACCCAGACTTTATATTACCTCGTTCTAGAAGAAATGAAGTAGTTTCATTTATAAAGCAAGGATTACAAGATTTATCAATTTCAAGAAATACTTTTGAATGGGGAATACCTATAGAGTTTGCACCTGGACATATAACTTATGTATGGTTTGATGCTCTTACTAACTATTTAACAGCAGTAGGATATGAAAATAACCCAGAAATGTTTGATAAGTATTGGAATAATGCTGAGGTAATGCATTTATTAGGAAAAGATATAGTTAGATTCCATGCTATAATTTGGCCTTGTATGTTATTATCAGCAGGAGAAAAACTTCCAGATAAAGTAGTAGCTCATGGTTGGTGGACATCTGAGGGAGAAAAGATGTCAAAATCTAAAGGAAATGTTGTAGACCCTATATCTGAGATAGAAAAATATGGAGTAGATGCTTTTAGATATTGTCTAATGAGAGAGGTTCAATTTGGAAATGATGGAGACTACTCTACAAAATCAGTAGTTACAAGAATTAATTCTGATCTTGCTAATGATTTAGGAAACCTATTAAATAGAACATTAGGAATGTATAAAAAATACTTTGGTGGAGTAGTTGTAAATGG
This window harbors:
- a CDS encoding lysophospholipid acyltransferase family protein; translation: MEINKETEKYRRYGTILYYLLQIVRKTLKVKVIKNESIDEKNESYIFAFWHNKLVASTLCLDYIEKRAVLASPSKDGELISVPLEKLGYQMIRGSSDKNSTSSLISLIKYMKKGYCIGTPVDGPKGPIYEVKPGMIYLAQKGKKYIIPTGTAYKSKWEFKKAWDKFQFPKPFTTMVYIMGEPIEVPADADIDKYCEKIKNELNRLDKEAEKYI
- the metG gene encoding methionine--tRNA ligase; the encoded protein is MNKNFYVTTPIYYVNGDPHVGSAYTTIAADVMARYKRTMGYDAYFLTGTDEHGQKVEETAKQKGYTPQQWTDIMAPRFKEMWAKLGIEYSDFIRTTESRHKEAVKKILKKVYENGDIYKGEYSGKYCVSCETFVPENQIVNGNHCPDCGKELRVVKEESYFFKMSKYQDALLEHIDKHPDFILPRSRRNEVVSFIKQGLQDLSISRNTFEWGIPIEFAPGHITYVWFDALTNYLTAVGYENNPEMFDKYWNNAEVMHLLGKDIVRFHAIIWPCMLLSAGEKLPDKVVAHGWWTSEGEKMSKSKGNVVDPISEIEKYGVDAFRYCLMREVQFGNDGDYSTKSVVTRINSDLANDLGNLLNRTLGMYKKYFGGVVVNGATRDKYDDEIETLWTEVVKEVEEQMNIVQYSKALEAIWKFISRLNKYIDETAPWTLAKDEANRDRLAVVMNHLVDGLYKAAVMVYPYMPTSAQKIWNQLGETRDIHTAKVEEVMGWNLLREGHVLGNAEPIFPRLDLETLEVPKKDPMQVNEDLEVENPIDITDFDKVNIQVVEILEAGKVKGADKLLKFKVSVGDHVRQILSGIAKYYPEPEKLVGKKVLAITNLKPRKMRGEISQGMLLSTEDKNGLRLVEVNTEVENGSKAK